A genomic window from Pseudomonas argentinensis includes:
- a CDS encoding glycosyltransferase family 4 protein encodes MKILLVTQYFWPETFIVNDLAKTLVAQGHEVQVFTGKPNYPEGQIFAGYTAHGCDRELYANQIPVFRAPLRPRGRGAIGLVLNYLSFVINGIRFFPKALQTEGTPYDVIFVFAPSPILSALPAILLKWKTKAHLAVWVQDLWPESLRATGFVKNRFALWCVGVLVRALYGCSDTLLIQSRAFKASVMRYANAEKIIYYPNCYVQSGFQTTAKTQVPAELLALMEQNFCLVFAGNLGTAQSLETLVDAATRLKHLPKCKLIIVGAGSMYAWLEAQKAALDLDNMHLVGRFPSDEMPQFFSRAAGLLVTLRKSEVFSLTIPSKLQAYLAAGRPIIAALDGEGARIVEEAGAGFCCAAEDGVGLARAIEKLFHMPAVERTQLGGFGQSYFAENFDMNSQGRRLIEILEGRIAQDREVDR; translated from the coding sequence GTGAAGATACTGTTGGTTACTCAGTATTTTTGGCCAGAGACGTTCATCGTTAATGATCTGGCTAAGACTTTGGTCGCTCAGGGGCATGAGGTGCAGGTCTTTACCGGTAAACCTAACTATCCGGAGGGGCAGATATTTGCGGGGTACACGGCGCATGGCTGTGATAGGGAGTTGTATGCCAACCAAATACCAGTCTTTCGTGCACCATTACGACCCCGTGGGCGAGGTGCGATAGGACTGGTACTTAACTATCTGTCTTTTGTTATCAATGGCATTCGTTTTTTCCCCAAGGCCCTACAAACAGAAGGTACGCCATATGACGTAATCTTCGTTTTTGCGCCATCTCCGATTTTGTCCGCGCTGCCGGCCATACTGTTGAAGTGGAAGACAAAGGCACATCTGGCGGTGTGGGTGCAGGATTTGTGGCCGGAGAGTCTTAGGGCGACAGGCTTTGTCAAAAACCGTTTTGCATTATGGTGTGTTGGAGTGCTTGTAAGAGCGCTTTACGGGTGTAGTGATACCCTGCTCATTCAGTCACGTGCATTCAAGGCTTCGGTGATGCGTTATGCCAATGCAGAGAAAATTATCTACTACCCTAACTGTTATGTGCAAAGTGGATTTCAGACAACGGCAAAAACACAGGTTCCCGCAGAACTATTAGCTCTTATGGAGCAGAATTTTTGCCTGGTTTTTGCAGGTAATCTCGGCACTGCCCAGTCGCTTGAAACCTTAGTGGATGCCGCGACACGGTTAAAGCATCTACCTAAGTGCAAGCTCATTATTGTTGGGGCCGGTAGCATGTACGCATGGCTTGAAGCGCAGAAAGCGGCATTAGATCTGGATAATATGCACTTGGTCGGTCGTTTCCCTTCCGACGAAATGCCTCAGTTTTTCAGCCGCGCAGCTGGTCTGCTTGTCACATTGAGGAAAAGCGAGGTTTTCAGCCTAACTATACCGAGCAAGTTGCAGGCTTACCTTGCTGCAGGGCGCCCCATTATTGCAGCCTTGGACGGGGAGGGTGCGCGAATCGTCGAAGAGGCGGGAGCTGGATTTTGCTGTGCAGCGGAGGACGGTGTTGGACTAGCCCGTGCAATTGAGAAGTTATTTCATATGCCTGCTGTCGAGCGCACCCAATTGGGCGGCTTTGGACAAAGCTATTTTGCTGAGAACTTTGATATGAATAGCCAAGGCCGGCGTTTAATCGAGATCCTTGAAGGAAGGATCGCTCAAGACAGAGAGGTTGATAGGTGA
- a CDS encoding MraY family glycosyltransferase: MTVLLVIASLSCLLTWLLRRYALASSLMDIPNARSSHSVPTPRGGGVAIVLCFIFAVLGLALLDQVDSSVAFALCGAGGLVAVVGFLDDHGHIAARWRLLGHFAAAGWALFWLDGLPAISLFGTLVDLGWFGHLLAAIYLVWLLNLYNFMDGIDGIASVEAICVCIGGALLYAWLGDTQGALVTVLSLAAAVFGFLIWNFPPARIFMGDAGSGFLGITLGVLSLQAAAASPELLWAWLILLGVFIVDATYTLLRRLLRGDRVYEAHRSHAYQYASRHYGRHLPVTLAVTAINLLWLLPIALWVGFGGVDGTIGLLIAYLPLVFLAARFKAGALESK; encoded by the coding sequence ATCACCGTTTTGCTGGTCATTGCCAGCCTGTCGTGTTTGCTGACCTGGTTATTGAGGCGCTATGCACTGGCTAGCAGCCTTATGGATATCCCCAACGCACGTAGTTCTCACTCGGTACCCACGCCGCGCGGCGGCGGCGTAGCCATCGTGCTGTGCTTTATTTTCGCAGTGCTTGGCCTGGCCCTGCTTGACCAGGTAGACAGTTCCGTCGCGTTCGCCTTGTGTGGCGCGGGTGGGCTGGTGGCCGTGGTCGGCTTTCTTGACGATCATGGGCACATCGCCGCTCGCTGGCGTTTGCTCGGGCATTTTGCGGCTGCCGGCTGGGCGCTGTTCTGGCTGGATGGGCTGCCAGCGATCAGTCTGTTCGGCACCCTGGTCGATCTTGGTTGGTTTGGCCATCTGTTGGCTGCGATCTATCTGGTCTGGCTGCTCAATCTCTACAACTTCATGGATGGTATCGACGGTATCGCCAGCGTGGAGGCCATCTGCGTCTGTATCGGAGGCGCATTGCTTTATGCCTGGCTTGGAGATACCCAAGGCGCATTGGTTACCGTGCTGTCTCTGGCTGCTGCGGTGTTCGGCTTCCTGATCTGGAACTTTCCACCGGCGCGCATTTTCATGGGCGATGCCGGCAGTGGTTTCCTGGGGATCACGCTTGGCGTTCTTTCGCTGCAGGCTGCGGCGGCATCGCCGGAGCTGTTGTGGGCCTGGTTGATATTGCTCGGCGTTTTTATCGTCGATGCCACCTATACGCTATTGCGCCGGCTTCTGCGTGGTGATCGTGTTTACGAAGCGCACAGAAGCCATGCTTATCAATATGCCTCGCGCCATTACGGCCGCCACCTGCCTGTGACCTTGGCGGTAACCGCCATCAACCTGTTATGGCTGCTCCCTATCGCCCTGTGGGTCGGCTTTGGTGGCGTGGACGGTACTATCGGTTTGTTGATTGCTTATCTTCCGCTGGTTTTTTTGGCAGCCAGGTTCAAGGCCGGGGCACTGGAGTCAAAATGA
- a CDS encoding glycosyltransferase, with product MKILIINYYFEPFVGAHAYRWSQIAKVWAADGHEVKVIAGRVDDARCETRDGVTIERIGFVRRQNAMHPSNVTSSGRPSALRSATISLLKKVNRFFFWPDGLWHWLPFLLASLFKHRHVQYDLVVSYSPTFSAHLGGLAYKKINKANSRWIADYGDPFSVSISMPPNNLKIYKFLNFCFEKKVIESADKVVFTNAETLGEYVDFLGAASCARTTVIPHAVNVSAFFQGERAVVQQPFNLVYVGAFHRGIREPYFMVEFFNELCKRLNIIVNVYGALNGVPASKVNVGCVRYHGLVSRDQAVELVRGADILINIENSNCVMTPSKVVEYVATGLPIVNFYEKDRTELLCDERLKGRVLHIKELASVDAVGEFIPKAILEGVSLNQVEKILSAYALDNVADEYLGGICG from the coding sequence ATGAAAATATTGATCATTAACTACTATTTCGAACCCTTTGTCGGAGCCCACGCCTATCGCTGGAGCCAGATTGCAAAGGTATGGGCCGCAGATGGTCATGAAGTGAAGGTGATCGCAGGGCGTGTCGATGATGCGCGTTGTGAGACAAGAGATGGTGTGACTATCGAGCGCATTGGTTTTGTGAGACGGCAGAACGCTATGCACCCTTCGAACGTGACATCGTCTGGGAGGCCGAGCGCTTTACGGTCAGCTACTATCTCCCTGCTTAAAAAGGTGAATCGCTTCTTCTTCTGGCCTGACGGTCTGTGGCACTGGCTACCGTTTCTATTGGCCTCACTCTTTAAGCACAGGCATGTCCAGTACGATCTGGTAGTTAGTTATTCTCCAACATTCTCTGCACATTTAGGAGGGCTGGCTTATAAAAAAATTAATAAAGCTAATAGCCGTTGGATTGCTGATTATGGTGACCCATTTTCTGTTTCTATTTCAATGCCGCCCAATAATTTAAAAATCTATAAGTTTTTAAATTTTTGCTTTGAGAAGAAGGTCATTGAGTCTGCTGACAAGGTTGTATTTACGAATGCGGAAACCTTAGGGGAGTATGTGGATTTTTTGGGTGCGGCATCATGCGCTAGAACTACTGTTATACCTCACGCAGTTAATGTAAGTGCTTTTTTTCAAGGTGAGAGAGCTGTTGTGCAGCAGCCTTTTAATCTTGTATATGTAGGTGCATTTCATCGAGGCATAAGAGAGCCATATTTTATGGTGGAATTTTTTAATGAACTTTGTAAGCGCCTGAATATTATTGTCAACGTCTATGGCGCTTTAAATGGTGTCCCTGCATCAAAGGTGAATGTGGGGTGTGTGAGGTATCATGGTTTAGTGTCTCGTGATCAGGCTGTTGAGTTGGTTAGAGGGGCAGATATTCTGATAAATATAGAGAATTCAAATTGTGTAATGACACCAAGTAAAGTCGTTGAGTATGTAGCTACTGGACTGCCAATAGTCAATTTTTATGAAAAAGATCGAACAGAGTTGTTATGTGATGAGCGCTTGAAGGGAAGGGTATTGCATATAAAAGAACTAGCGTCTGTAGACGCTGTTGGTGAGTTTATCCCTAAGGCTATTTTAGAGGGTGTTTCTCTAAATCAAGTCGAAAAAATTCTCTCCGCATATGCTTTAGATAATGTAGCCGATGAGTATCTAGGTGGTATTTGTGGTTGA
- a CDS encoding oligosaccharide repeat unit polymerase, which produces MFFLNKDLLSPGKILFVFTFLFYLGVFVGDVSDLTVFAYLFLMVALLIVAFIDSGVECGAYVSKQDVPVAKYAVLLLLLLPALFLKIKMVIDEGGIVAYIMTLAFRVVEFEGRGWILVVFSSVQVFYVYLCYVFMLDSRKGALKIFIFLLSTGIFLFVCFTSGSRSSLLMPLVTILVMRHYLLRRINMVTVVGCSCLFLFFIAFYGAFRNDFGGSDFSEFSLAKLNYSHFYYGTNPLEILADSNINDPLLGATYATLLTNFIPRAIYPGKPDTGGLVFTKIYTGDQWGACPIWRLALL; this is translated from the coding sequence ATGTTCTTCCTGAACAAGGATTTACTATCGCCCGGGAAGATTCTTTTTGTTTTCACATTTCTTTTCTATCTTGGTGTATTTGTTGGTGATGTTTCCGATTTGACGGTTTTTGCCTATTTGTTTTTGATGGTCGCTTTATTGATAGTTGCATTTATAGACTCAGGGGTTGAGTGCGGCGCATATGTTAGTAAGCAGGATGTTCCTGTTGCCAAATATGCTGTGCTTTTATTGTTGCTGTTGCCAGCCCTTTTTTTAAAAATAAAAATGGTCATTGATGAGGGTGGTATTGTCGCATACATAATGACCCTTGCCTTTAGAGTGGTTGAGTTTGAGGGGCGTGGTTGGATTCTGGTTGTGTTTTCTTCTGTTCAAGTTTTTTATGTGTATTTGTGCTATGTGTTTATGCTTGACAGTCGAAAGGGTGCGCTAAAGATTTTTATCTTTCTACTTTCTACCGGTATTTTTCTTTTTGTCTGTTTTACTTCCGGCTCTCGCTCTTCTTTGTTGATGCCATTGGTTACAATATTGGTCATGAGGCATTATTTGCTTAGAAGGATAAATATGGTAACTGTTGTTGGGTGTTCATGCCTTTTTTTGTTTTTTATTGCTTTTTATGGCGCTTTTAGAAATGATTTCGGCGGCAGTGATTTTTCAGAATTTAGCTTGGCGAAATTAAATTATTCCCATTTTTACTATGGTACGAATCCCTTAGAGATATTGGCTGATAGTAATATAAATGACCCCTTGCTAGGGGCGACATATGCCACTCTCCTTACGAATTTTATCCCTCGAGCTATTTATCCAGGAAAGCCTGATACTGGCGGGTTGGTGTTCACAAAAATCTATACTGGTGATCAGTGGGGGGCATGTCCAATTTGGCGCCTGGCTCTTTTGTAG
- the wecB gene encoding non-hydrolyzing UDP-N-acetylglucosamine 2-epimerase, giving the protein MLKVMTLVGTRPELIKMSRVIAELDKQVQHVLVHSGQNYDFELNQVFFDDLEIRKPDHFLGAAGDTAAKTIAEVIAKADEVFELEKPDALLLYGDTNTCLAVIAAKRRKIPVFHMEAGNRCFDQRVPEELNRKVLDHLSDINMVLTEHARRYLIAEGIRPETIIKTGSHMEEVLDYYMSRIQASNVLQREGLEEGKFFIVSTHREENVDTPENLRDLLETLRALAETYQYPIIVSTHPRTRKRLEALGESLDHPLIRFVKPFGLLDYIKLQMAAFCVLSDSGTITEEASLLNLPAITIRNAHERPEGMDEGTLIMSGLRSERVLDAVRVVTSQHDRARRVMPLVKDYQAGPVSKQVVRVVLSYTGYINRTVWSKV; this is encoded by the coding sequence ATGCTTAAGGTGATGACACTGGTCGGCACCCGTCCGGAGCTGATCAAGATGAGCCGCGTGATCGCGGAGTTGGATAAGCAGGTTCAGCATGTGTTGGTGCATTCGGGGCAGAACTACGACTTCGAACTGAACCAGGTTTTTTTCGATGATCTGGAGATTCGCAAGCCGGATCATTTCCTCGGGGCTGCCGGAGATACGGCGGCGAAGACCATCGCCGAAGTGATCGCCAAGGCCGATGAGGTGTTCGAACTGGAAAAACCCGATGCGCTCTTGCTGTATGGCGACACCAACACCTGTCTGGCGGTGATAGCGGCCAAGCGCCGGAAGATCCCGGTCTTCCATATGGAGGCGGGTAATCGTTGTTTCGATCAGCGTGTGCCGGAGGAGTTGAACCGCAAGGTTCTCGACCATCTGAGCGATATCAATATGGTGCTGACCGAACATGCGCGCCGTTACCTGATCGCCGAGGGTATTCGCCCGGAAACCATCATCAAGACCGGTTCGCACATGGAGGAAGTGCTGGATTACTACATGTCGCGTATCCAGGCTTCGAATGTACTGCAGCGCGAAGGGCTGGAGGAGGGTAAATTCTTCATCGTCAGTACCCATCGGGAAGAGAACGTCGATACGCCCGAGAATCTTCGTGACCTACTGGAAACCCTGCGGGCGCTAGCTGAAACCTACCAGTACCCGATCATCGTCTCCACGCATCCCCGTACCCGTAAGCGCTTGGAGGCATTAGGCGAGTCGCTGGATCATCCGCTGATTCGCTTCGTTAAACCCTTTGGTCTGCTGGATTACATCAAGCTGCAGATGGCGGCCTTCTGTGTGCTTTCTGATAGCGGCACTATTACGGAAGAGGCTTCGTTGCTCAATCTGCCAGCCATTACCATTCGCAATGCCCACGAACGGCCTGAGGGTATGGACGAAGGCACGTTGATCATGAGTGGCTTGAGATCGGAACGTGTACTGGATGCAGTACGTGTAGTGACCAGTCAGCATGACCGGGCTCGTCGAGTGATGCCTTTGGTGAAGGATTATCAGGCTGGTCCTGTATCGAAACAGGTGGTCAGGGTGGTGCTTAGCTATACCGGCTATATTAATCGTACGGTCTGGTCGAAGGTCTGA
- a CDS encoding glycosyltransferase family 4 protein, which produces MVIVINAFSAKVGGGKTYLYNLLENLPEEQAQVYIFGYDDLDRFQTENVRRIRTRFPVYNPVLRLFWERFILPVWLSKLQADLLFCPGGVVNTRPPAGCRVVTMFRNMLPFDKQALAGAKSLKLKFKNYLLKRRMLASMVSADLVIFISDYARRIIEQYISVKQAVTIAHGIANDFFVVNDVSERPALPFSGKYILYVSRFEFYKRHLQLVKAYTLLSDSIRDEYKLLIVGGGKGPAATEVHDFVATQGLDESVFLLGEFPYSSLPALYKHASLFTFMSACENCPNILLEAMGAGVPIVSSDYAPMPEFGGDAVRYVSPDDPQQISQVLSGTLTDPMLLNALSKSVAERSLDYKWSRTAMLTWRALFKVANT; this is translated from the coding sequence ATGGTAATTGTTATTAATGCTTTCTCTGCCAAGGTTGGGGGTGGGAAGACATATCTTTATAATTTGCTGGAAAATCTTCCAGAAGAGCAGGCGCAGGTATATATTTTTGGCTATGACGATCTCGATCGGTTTCAGACAGAGAATGTGCGTCGTATTCGAACCCGTTTTCCAGTTTATAATCCGGTGCTGAGATTGTTCTGGGAGCGTTTCATTCTGCCTGTCTGGCTTTCAAAGCTGCAGGCGGACTTATTGTTCTGTCCGGGCGGTGTTGTGAACACTAGACCTCCGGCAGGTTGCCGAGTGGTAACCATGTTCAGGAACATGCTCCCATTTGATAAGCAGGCATTGGCAGGTGCAAAATCACTTAAACTTAAATTCAAAAACTACCTTTTGAAACGGCGCATGCTCGCGAGCATGGTGTCAGCAGATTTGGTCATTTTTATTTCAGATTATGCTCGGCGTATTATCGAGCAGTATATATCGGTCAAGCAGGCGGTCACCATTGCACATGGTATTGCCAATGATTTTTTTGTAGTGAATGATGTGTCAGAACGGCCTGCTCTTCCTTTTTCAGGCAAGTATATTTTGTATGTTTCCCGGTTCGAGTTTTACAAGCGTCACTTGCAACTGGTCAAAGCCTATACTCTGTTGAGTGATTCAATCCGCGATGAGTATAAATTATTGATTGTGGGTGGTGGCAAAGGGCCGGCCGCTACAGAAGTGCATGATTTTGTTGCGACACAGGGCCTGGATGAGTCGGTATTTTTACTCGGTGAATTCCCCTACTCATCATTGCCTGCGTTATATAAGCATGCCAGCTTGTTTACGTTCATGTCGGCTTGTGAGAATTGTCCCAATATTCTCTTAGAGGCGATGGGCGCCGGTGTGCCTATCGTATCGTCCGATTACGCACCGATGCCTGAGTTCGGAGGGGATGCGGTCAGGTATGTATCCCCGGATGACCCACAACAAATATCGCAGGTTCTATCGGGTACACTGACCGATCCTATGCTTCTAAACGCGCTTTCTAAAAGCGTGGCTGAACGGTCGCTGGACTACAAGTGGTCTCGCACGGCGATGCTTACTTGGCGTGCACTTTTCAAGGTCGCGAATACGTGA
- a CDS encoding acetyltransferase — MKNTLLILGAGGHGRAVAEAALLSGQWQSVRFLDDRWPGLSELYGIAVVGKPDDLAAHASSGSAAIAAVGNNALRERWSLLIEAAGLPLATVIHPRAFVSNDAEVGNGVAVMAMAMVGVGAVLGHGAIVNANATVDHDAVLGDFAHLGVGVQLAGGVKVGARAWLQAGCCAGYHVVVEDGALHAPGTVLQR; from the coding sequence ATGAAAAACACATTGCTGATACTGGGCGCTGGTGGCCATGGCAGGGCGGTTGCCGAAGCGGCGCTACTCTCCGGCCAGTGGCAGTCCGTCCGTTTTCTGGATGATAGATGGCCTGGCTTGAGCGAGCTTTATGGTATAGCGGTGGTCGGCAAACCGGATGACCTTGCTGCTCACGCCAGCTCCGGCAGTGCAGCGATTGCTGCGGTTGGCAACAATGCGCTGCGCGAACGATGGAGCCTGCTGATCGAGGCCGCCGGGCTGCCCCTGGCGACAGTCATTCATCCGCGGGCCTTTGTCAGCAACGATGCCGAGGTGGGTAATGGCGTTGCGGTAATGGCTATGGCGATGGTCGGTGTGGGCGCTGTGCTCGGTCATGGTGCTATCGTGAACGCCAATGCGACCGTTGATCACGACGCAGTGCTGGGTGACTTCGCTCACCTGGGTGTTGGCGTGCAACTCGCGGGAGGGGTAAAGGTAGGTGCCAGGGCCTGGCTGCAGGCCGGTTGCTGTGCTGGTTATCATGTTGTAGTCGAAGATGGTGCGCTGCATGCGCCCGGAACGGTTTTGCAGCGTTGA
- a CDS encoding dTDP-4-dehydrorhamnose reductase family protein, with protein sequence MLGSAVFKQFSYDEAFQTWGTLRSSGGRRHFSEQLHSQLISNVDVLDQDALLSVLARTRPDIVINCVGLIKQLADANDPLSALPINAMLPHRLAKLCGLAGARLIHVSTDCVFSGRKGMYTEADLSDAEDLYGKSKFIGELHEVPHAITLRTSIIGHELGTNFSLVDWFLSQNDPVKGYAKAIFSGLPTVELARVMKDYVIPNPGLHGLYHVSVEPIDKLSLLRLVAEVYGHKIQVIPDEQLCIDRSLDSSRFRQAAGYLPRPGLTWSR encoded by the coding sequence ATGCTTGGAAGTGCAGTTTTCAAGCAGTTTTCATATGATGAAGCGTTCCAGACCTGGGGCACGTTGCGCAGTTCCGGAGGGCGACGTCATTTTTCTGAGCAACTTCATTCTCAGCTGATTAGCAATGTCGATGTTCTTGATCAAGATGCGTTGCTCAGTGTGCTGGCGCGTACCCGTCCCGATATCGTCATCAACTGTGTGGGTTTGATCAAGCAGCTGGCTGACGCCAACGATCCACTTTCGGCCTTGCCAATTAACGCGATGTTGCCGCATCGGTTAGCGAAGCTCTGTGGTTTGGCGGGCGCTCGGCTGATCCATGTTAGCACGGATTGTGTGTTCTCTGGCCGTAAGGGGATGTATACCGAGGCTGACCTGTCGGATGCGGAAGATCTCTATGGCAAGTCGAAGTTCATTGGCGAGCTGCATGAGGTGCCGCACGCGATTACGCTGCGTACGTCTATTATCGGCCATGAGCTGGGTACTAACTTTTCGTTGGTGGACTGGTTTCTTTCACAAAATGATCCGGTCAAGGGCTATGCAAAAGCCATATTCTCGGGCCTGCCCACTGTCGAACTGGCCCGGGTGATGAAAGATTATGTGATCCCGAATCCCGGGCTGCACGGTCTTTATCATGTGTCGGTCGAGCCGATCGACAAGTTGTCGCTGCTCAGACTGGTGGCCGAGGTTTACGGACACAAGATTCAGGTCATTCCAGACGAGCAGTTATGCATCGACCGCTCGTTGGATTCTTCCCGCTTCCGTCAGGCTGCGGGTTACCTACCCCGGCCTGGCCTGACTTGGTCAAGATGA
- a CDS encoding polysaccharide biosynthesis protein, with protein sequence MFDNKVLMITGGTGSFGNTVLKRFLDTNVKEIRVFSRDEKKQEDMRIALANDKVKFYIGDVRDYDSISQAMVGVDYIFHAAALKQVPSCEFYPMEAVRTNVIGTENVLNAAIATGVKRVVVLSTDKAVYPINAMGISKAMAEKLMVAKSRMIPESGPVICATRYGNVMASRGSVIPLFISQLMSGEPLTVTDPNMTRFLMSLEDSVDLVLHAFEHAEQGDIFVQKAPASTVADLAQALKELFSRDNSVKVIGTRHGEKLYESLISREEMAKAEDMDRYYRIPADNRDLNYKKFFVEGEQHISELDDYTSHNTERLSIQGIKDVLLKLDYIQEQLDA encoded by the coding sequence ATGTTCGATAACAAAGTCCTGATGATTACCGGCGGTACCGGCTCCTTCGGTAATACTGTGCTAAAACGCTTCCTCGATACAAATGTCAAGGAAATCCGGGTGTTCAGCCGGGATGAGAAGAAGCAAGAGGATATGCGAATTGCTCTCGCCAATGACAAGGTCAAATTTTATATTGGTGACGTGCGCGATTACGACAGCATCTCTCAGGCGATGGTCGGTGTTGACTATATCTTCCATGCAGCGGCTCTTAAGCAGGTGCCATCCTGCGAGTTCTACCCCATGGAAGCGGTACGTACCAATGTCATTGGCACGGAGAATGTGCTAAACGCGGCGATTGCCACTGGCGTCAAGCGCGTGGTGGTCCTCAGTACGGACAAGGCGGTGTACCCGATCAATGCTATGGGAATCTCCAAAGCTATGGCGGAGAAACTCATGGTCGCAAAGTCGCGGATGATTCCAGAATCCGGTCCGGTTATTTGTGCGACTCGCTACGGTAATGTGATGGCTTCGCGTGGCTCGGTGATCCCTCTGTTTATCAGCCAGCTCATGAGTGGCGAGCCGCTGACCGTCACCGATCCGAACATGACCCGTTTCTTGATGTCGCTTGAAGATTCCGTGGATTTGGTTCTGCATGCCTTCGAGCATGCCGAACAGGGCGACATCTTTGTGCAGAAGGCCCCTGCCTCGACGGTTGCGGATCTTGCGCAGGCGCTCAAAGAGCTGTTTTCCCGCGACAACTCGGTAAAGGTGATCGGCACTCGGCATGGCGAGAAGTTGTATGAATCGCTGATTTCTCGCGAGGAAATGGCCAAGGCTGAAGACATGGACCGTTATTACCGAATTCCTGCGGATAACCGCGACCTCAACTATAAGAAGTTTTTCGTCGAGGGCGAGCAACATATTTCCGAACTGGACGACTATACCTCGCACAATACCGAGCGTTTGAGCATTCAAGGTATCAAGGATGTACTGCTCAAACTGGACTACATTCAGGAGCAGCTCGATGCTTAA
- a CDS encoding UDP-glucose 4-epimerase family protein, with protein sequence MRVLLTGATGFVGRGLLKRLSTQGGLQLRAAVRRQESAFPESVTVVQVADLRGDTDWRQALEGVEAVIHSAARVHVMDDQAKDPLAEFRAVNVAGTLNLARQAVSAGVKRFVFISSIKVNGEGTASGKPYTADDTPMPVDPYGISKLEAEQGLQALSQETGMEVVIIRPVLVYGPGVKANFRSMMSWLRKGIPLPLGATGNKRSLVAVDNLVDLIATCIDHPAAANQTFLVSDGEDLSTTQLLQRMGKALGRPARLLPVPASLLQAGAAMLGKRAIAQRLCGSLQVDIGKTRELLGWAPPVSVDDALRKTARAFEAG encoded by the coding sequence ATGCGAGTTTTATTGACCGGCGCTACTGGCTTTGTCGGAAGAGGGCTGTTGAAAAGGCTGTCAACTCAGGGTGGTCTGCAACTTCGTGCCGCGGTACGGCGGCAGGAGTCGGCGTTTCCTGAGTCGGTCACGGTCGTGCAGGTTGCGGATCTGAGGGGGGATACGGATTGGCGCCAGGCCTTGGAGGGTGTTGAGGCCGTTATTCATAGTGCCGCTCGTGTTCATGTCATGGACGATCAGGCCAAAGATCCTCTAGCCGAGTTTCGCGCGGTCAATGTTGCTGGCACTTTGAATCTGGCTCGTCAGGCGGTTAGTGCTGGAGTAAAGCGCTTCGTTTTTATCAGCTCGATCAAGGTCAATGGTGAGGGAACCGCATCTGGTAAGCCCTACACCGCCGATGATACCCCGATGCCCGTCGACCCTTATGGCATTTCCAAGTTGGAGGCTGAGCAGGGCTTGCAGGCACTCTCGCAAGAAACCGGGATGGAAGTGGTGATCATCAGGCCGGTGCTTGTTTACGGCCCCGGTGTGAAGGCCAATTTCCGCAGCATGATGAGCTGGTTGCGCAAGGGTATTCCGCTGCCGCTGGGCGCCACGGGAAACAAGCGCAGCCTGGTGGCCGTGGATAACCTGGTGGATCTGATTGCCACCTGTATCGATCACCCCGCGGCGGCCAACCAGACGTTCCTGGTCAGCGACGGTGAGGATCTATCCACGACGCAACTGTTGCAGCGCATGGGCAAGGCGCTTGGCCGGCCGGCACGGCTGTTGCCGGTTCCCGCCAGCCTGCTGCAAGCCGGCGCAGCAATGTTGGGTAAACGCGCTATTGCACAGCGGCTCTGCGGCTCCCTGCAGGTGGATATTGGCAAAACCCGTGAGCTATTGGGTTGGGCGCCGCCTGTTAGCGTCGATGATGCATTGCGCAAAACCGCCCGTGCGTTTGAAGCTGGCTGA